CCTTCAACCGCTTGGTTTTGGAGGTCTTCTTTTTTAATTTCATTCCTGCAACTGCCAGTCCGTGTGCTGCGATAGGTGTGACAATGGGATGGAGCGCAGCGTGCTCCGTGGCGGGCGAAAGGCGGGGCGCTACAACAGGCAAGCCATATAGCGCGTTACAAGATGTACCACCTTATATATAAATGAAGCGCGATAAAATTGACTCCACGCCCCCCGGCCTCTTTTGCCTCCTGTTGCTCCTGCTGGCCCTGAGCGGCTGTGCGCGGCTCCCGCTGGCCGACGTGCAGTATACATACGACCACGGTATCAACTTCAGGAAATTCCGGACGTTCTCCTGGTACAAGGCAGAGGTGCCCACACCCGTGGCCGGCGGCGCTGGTCCGCAGTTCACGACGCTGATCGACGACCGTGTGAAAAGGGCAGTGGCCAGTGAGTTGGTGAAGCAGGGGCTGACACTGGTGTTCGACGAGGAGCCCGACCTGCTGGTGGCTTACGACATTGCCGTGGACACTGCCCAGCTTGTGGCGCAGGACTACAACCTGGCGCCGGGGTATGGCTACGCCTACTGGTACGGCTACCGCTATCGCTACAGCTATACTGGTGTGCCCAACTACAGGAGCATAGAAAAATACGACATCGGCACACTCGTCGTCGACCTCATCGACCCTGACACCAACCAGTTGATCTGGCGCGGCTGGTTAGACGCCGACATCAACCCTACCGCCCTCGACGACTCCTATATCTCCGTGATAGTGGCCAGCATCATGTCGCAGTTCCCGCCCACGCCGGATGCTACCAGGTAGGTAGTTCGCTGTTTGTTTAGTGCTTTTTGTGGGTTTTATATATAAGCGGCGGTGGAATATATAGCCGCTCTTTATATATAGCCTATAGCTGATTATATAAGTATGGGGACAGAATTAGTTTAAATTATAAAAATACAACTGTCATTCTGAAAGAAACTTGGTAGAAGGGAGGTTAAGCTTATGCGGCTCGCCCACAAGATCCTCCTTACAGGATGACAAAATAAGATAAACCAATTCTGTCTCTATACTTACAGACTCCTACAAATTATAGCTCACCCGGATGCCACCGTAGAAGCTACGGTCGGTGGCGGGCTGGAAGAAGCGGCCACCGAAGGCGTTCAGGTCGTTGCCAAGGCTGTATTTTTCGTCCGTCAAGTTATCGGCCCCGCCGAAGATGTCCAGCCCGAGGCGGCCTGCCAACTGCCGTTTATATCCCACGCGCGCACCCAAAACAAGGTAAGCATCGGAGTAAACGGTGTTCTCGTCGTTCAGCGGAATCTCATCCACATAGTTTGCGGTGGTATATAAGTAAAGACCTGGCTTAGTGAGGACATCTATACCTGCTGTGGCGGTGTGCGGTGCCACGCCTGTCAGTTTGTTGCCGGACAGCACCATGTCGTCGCGCTGGTACTCTTTGAAGCGGAAGTGATTGTAGGTATAGCTGCCCCACACGCGCAGCTGGCTCAACGTGAGCCGCGCATCGTCAATAATCATATAACCCAGCATAGTTTCGATACCTTTCTGCGAAGTGGACCCCACGTTTCTGAACACCGCCACACTGGAGATGTCCTGCCGGCTTACGATGGTCTCGCTGAGGCGGAAGTAGAACCCCACCACATCAAACGTGAGGCGGCTTTTCAGGGCAAACCCGCGGATGCCTGCCTCGTAGTTCACCCCTTTCTCCGCTTCCAAATTCTGGTTCAGCGTACCCTCCGAGGTCAGGATTTCCTCTTCGGTGGGAGGCGAGAAACCGGAGCTCACGCTGGCATGCACCGACACCTCGTTGGTGAGGCGCTTGAGCAAGGCCACCCGCGGCGACAGCACCGCTTCAAAGTCACGGATGTAATTGTAGGGTCCGCCGCTCGTGGCCTGCGCCAGCCGCGTAATGTCGTACTGCGTATCGTTCAGGCTCAGGGCGACGGTGGCGATGATGTCGGCGGGAAGTTCCAGTTCGGCCTGGGCAAACGCAAAGCCTGTTTTGGAGACAATCTCGTCGTCTGAGCGGAGCGAGTCGGGGCTGCCGCCCTGATTCTCGTAGGTGCGGGCCACCTCCAGCCCACGCTGGAACTCACCCCCGAAAGTATAAGTAGTGGCGATGCTGCCGATATGGCTCTTGTTCACAAAGCTGGTGCGGCCGCCAAATTCCTGGTAAGCGTTGCGTTCGTAATCGGTGTTGAACGGGTGGTCCTGGTAGCGGTGCGACCCGTAGATAGCGGTGGTGTTTTGCCAGCTGTCGCTGAACTGGTACGCCTGCTTCACCCCAATGTTGATGGCTTCCTGGTTCATGGAGGCGTTCTGGGCCACGCTCCCGAACACGCCGCCCCGGGCCTGGCGCGGGTTCTCGTCGTATTGTTGGCGCGTGAGGCCGCCCGGCAGCTCGTAATACAGGTTGGAGTAGAGGATGCTGGCGGCCACCGTTTGCCTGTCGGATATATAAAACTCGGGGGAGATCAGGAGTACGTGGCGGTCCAGGGCAGACTGATCGCGGTAGCCGTCGTACTGCTGGCGGCTGTACTGCACCAGCAGGTTGCTTTTCTCCGAGCCTGAACTGGCCGTGGCAGCATAGCGCCGCAAGCCATATGACCCGGCAGTGGCGCCGACCTCCAACTGGCTTTTTCCGGCCTCGGCGCGTCGCGGCTCCAGCAGGATGGTGCCACCGGTGCCCGCGCCATATATGCTGGCGGTAGGGCCTTTCAGAATCTCCACCTGGCTGAAGTTGGCCGCATTGAGCAGGTTGAGTTGCGTGACGCCGGTGGCTTCGGTCAGCGGGATACCGTTGTAGTAGAGTTTCACGTTCCGGATGCCGTAGGGCGAGCGCAGTGAACTGCCCCGAATGGAGATGCGGTAACTGGCAGGGGCCCGTTCCTCCATCCGCACGCCCGGCACCGTGTTGATGGCCCGCACCAAAGAACTCTCATCGAACCGCTGCAGCACCTCGCTTCCCACCACGCTCAGCGCCCCGGCAGTCTCCAGCAGGGGCCGGTTGGTCTGGTAGCCCGTCACCACCACCTCCTGCAGACTGGCGCCCGTGGGTTGCAGCAGCACGCGCAGTTCCCGCCCCTCCGAAGGGATGGCAAGGCTCTGCGTCCGGTAGCCCAGGTAGCTGAAGCTCAGCCGCCGCGCCGTCTCCGGCACCGTCAGGCCAAATCCGCCCGTCTCGTTGCTGACGGCCTGCTCGCCGCTGCTGGCCGTTATGGTCACGCCCTCCAGCGGCAGCTCGCTCCGGGCGTCCAGCACCTGCCCGCTCACGAGCCGCTGGGCCAACAGCGCCTGCGGCAGCGAAAGCACCAGGAAAAAGAGAACTATAGTATATAGAGGTAAGGGCAGTTTCATCGGAACGTTTTAAAATCAATCTCCCAAACGCGGGAAGCAGCGCAAAGTTTGAGACCAGCGGCAATCACCTTTCAGAAGGCAATGTGTTAACATCCTTTTATATATAAGGTTTTGCCTCCAGGTTATATATGATTTTGTTTTGAGCAGCGTCTGGAGATAAATATATAGCCCCGAGAGTTGATATGCTACAAGGGCTGTCGGTTCGATGAAAAATTTAAAAGCAGGAAGTAGGGTGGCCCTTTATATATTACAGCTATATATAAAATGACAGCGCTGCCGCTCAAAACAAAAAAAGCCCGGCAGAAACCGCCGGGCTTTTTCACAAAATAAGGGTGATTGTTTGTGTTTAATTGTTGCTTAGAATCTTGAACTCGGTGCGTCGGTTCAGTTGGTGTTCTTCCTCAGAGCACTGCACACCGTCGCCACAGCCGTTCACCAGCCGCGTTTTACCGTAGCCTTTCGCAGTCAGCCTGGCTCTGTCTATGCCTTTCGACACGAGATAATCCACAGCGGACTGGGCTCTTTTCTCGGACAGCACCTGGTTGTAGTTCTCGCTCTCGCGGCTGTCGGTGTGGGAGCTCAGCTCAATCTTAATGCTGGGGTTGCTTTTCAGCAGCATCACCAGTTTGTCAAGCTCCTTGGCAGCGTCCGGGCGGATGTCCCACAGGTCCAGGTCGTAGTAGATGTTCTCCAGCACGATGGCTTTCTCCACCTCGTTCCTGTCGAACAGCAGCGCCACCGCTACGGTGTCAGGGGCCGTGGCCGGTATCTGCGCCACCGCCCGTGTGTTCAGGAAGCCTTCTTTGGCACCCGTAAAGGTGTAGGTGTTGCCTGCCCTGCCGTCCATGAAGTACTTGCCTCCTTTGTCGGTTGTCACCTCCGTAGTGTCTTCAGCAGCTTGCTGCGCCACCACCACTTTTGTTCCCGGAAGCGGCTCCTGCACCGTGCGCTTCTGCGCGTTCTGCTTGCGCTCCAGGGTAGTGATGGCCAGCACCACCGGCTTCTGCAGAATCGTGAAGGTGTAGATATCGTCGGTCCCGTTCTTTGCGTCGCGGTTCGAGGACAGCAGGCCCTGCTCGCCCGGCTCGGTAAACATGATGCCGTAATCGTTTTTAGGTGAGTTCACCGGATAACCCAGGTTCCGGACCGCACGCCAGTTGCCCCGCGCACCCTCCGCTGAGAAGATGTCCAGGCCGCCCATGCCGATGTGGCCGTCGGAGGCGAAGAACAGCTT
This window of the Pontibacter russatus genome carries:
- a CDS encoding DUF4136 domain-containing protein, with the translated sequence MKRDKIDSTPPGLFCLLLLLLALSGCARLPLADVQYTYDHGINFRKFRTFSWYKAEVPTPVAGGAGPQFTTLIDDRVKRAVASELVKQGLTLVFDEEPDLLVAYDIAVDTAQLVAQDYNLAPGYGYAYWYGYRYRYSYTGVPNYRSIEKYDIGTLVVDLIDPDTNQLIWRGWLDADINPTALDDSYISVIVASIMSQFPPTPDATR
- a CDS encoding TonB-dependent receptor, which translates into the protein MKLPLPLYTIVLFFLVLSLPQALLAQRLVSGQVLDARSELPLEGVTITASSGEQAVSNETGGFGLTVPETARRLSFSYLGYRTQSLAIPSEGRELRVLLQPTGASLQEVVVTGYQTNRPLLETAGALSVVGSEVLQRFDESSLVRAINTVPGVRMEERAPASYRISIRGSSLRSPYGIRNVKLYYNGIPLTEATGVTQLNLLNAANFSQVEILKGPTASIYGAGTGGTILLEPRRAEAGKSQLEVGATAGSYGLRRYAATASSGSEKSNLLVQYSRQQYDGYRDQSALDRHVLLISPEFYISDRQTVAASILYSNLYYELPGGLTRQQYDENPRQARGGVFGSVAQNASMNQEAINIGVKQAYQFSDSWQNTTAIYGSHRYQDHPFNTDYERNAYQEFGGRTSFVNKSHIGSIATTYTFGGEFQRGLEVARTYENQGGSPDSLRSDDEIVSKTGFAFAQAELELPADIIATVALSLNDTQYDITRLAQATSGGPYNYIRDFEAVLSPRVALLKRLTNEVSVHASVSSGFSPPTEEEILTSEGTLNQNLEAEKGVNYEAGIRGFALKSRLTFDVVGFYFRLSETIVSRQDISSVAVFRNVGSTSQKGIETMLGYMIIDDARLTLSQLRVWGSYTYNHFRFKEYQRDDMVLSGNKLTGVAPHTATAGIDVLTKPGLYLYTTANYVDEIPLNDENTVYSDAYLVLGARVGYKRQLAGRLGLDIFGGADNLTDEKYSLGNDLNAFGGRFFQPATDRSFYGGIRVSYNL